GTGATCATAGCACTCCAAGAAACTGCATTTCTTTCAGGCATCCGATCGAACAGCTCGCGAGCAGCATCCAATTTTCCCAACTTAGCGTACCCGTTAATCATCGCAGTCCACGAAATGACGTCTCTGTTGGAGCTACAGTCGAACAGCTTGCGGGCGGAGTCGACGCAGCCGCAATAAGAGTACATATGAATCAGCCCGTTCTGAACGAAATCGTACGACTCCCAACCCAGCCCTACGATCATGGCGTGGAACTTGCGGCCGTCCGACAAGGAATCGCGGTCGAGGCAGGCGCGGAGCAGGAACGAGAAGGTGTAGTTGTTGGGCAGGAAGCCGGCGGCAAACATCTGGTAATAAAGGCAAAGGGCATCGGCGGGACGCCCCCTCTCGACGTGGGCTCGGATCATGGTGTTCCAGAGGAACGCGGAGCGGCAGGGGAGGCAGCGGAAGACGAGGCCCGCGTAGTCGAGGTCGCCGCGGTCGGAGACGGCGCAGAAGGCGACGAGCTTGCCGGCGACGTAGGGGTCGGAGATGGTGCCGGTGACGAGGAGGTGGGCGTGGATTCGCTTGGCTTCGCGCATGGAGAGGCGGGGGTGGCGGAGGAGGGAGAGGGTTCGGAGGTCGGACTTGACGTATTTGGTCAACGAAGGTAGCATCTCCCTTTGGTAGCCGTTGGAGAGAGAGATTTGTTTATACACATATTTCCTATACATAGGCCAATATTCAaagtcttttattttttaagatgcccctatttttatttttattattttatattttattttttttaatatcctaAATATTCTTGATCATTAGCTTCTACGCTATCATAGCCATCTCCATCGTACCATCACATATAACTAAGTAGAGCTTTACGACGAACAAAAACGACGAGCCTCGGAGGAAAAGGAAACGACCATAATGAAATCTCATAGACGACAACCGATACTAATAAAGACAATTAAGATATTAGAGGAAAAACATAGGCAccaaaagaaaatttaaaaaatgggggatcaTTGAGAAAAACCCcaaaaagatttttttaaaaaaattatcaaatataataagtaaaattttatataatatatatatatatatatatatatatatatatatatatatatatatatatatatatatatatatatatatatatgataatttaagtttaacctttatataaatatttggaccaaaaaaatatgatttttattctttatttatagCTAAAACATTAGTTTGACAGTGTAAACTAACCATTTAGTGGTTGAGGATTTGAAACTTCTACTTATAAATCATTGCACATAGAGAGTTAATCTTCACCTTCAAGATAAGTTGGAGAGATTGAcacatcatgtttatttttactTGATGAATCATTTTCctagtaaaataatattaatgtctTCCATAAATTCATGATGATAAGAATCAAGATATTCcaagtgtttttattttttgtttataattttaaatcaatCTAATAACTGATAGACTTGATTAGTAATTGTCAATCTGACTTTTCTGAATAGATGTATTTGTGATAAGTCTTAATATATTACTGAGAAGATTACTAATTATAAGATCATCTTGGCTCACATTTTCCGTGTATATAAAATTGAATCTAGATTTAAATTATTGTTCTTGTTTCTCTGAAATCTTTTGGGATCATGAGATCATAAGGCGATGGCATGAAATCTCATCAAAACTGAATAATTAAAGATATTATATTGGTAGAAAATAATTAGAAGAGCAGTTAACAATGGATTCCAATCACACCCACCACATGTTTCTCACACCATATCCATGATTTTGTTCTTTgacatgtctctctctctctctctgtgacacCCATGTTTGCAGATGAACACAGCCAAAGAAGGAAGATAGTGAGGGATTCCTTCTGTATTGCTTGCCATCACTATATCTCCATGGTTTTGAGAAGGAACATGTTGCCttcaagactctctctctctccctctgacACTAATGTATGCAGAAGAGCACAGCTACAGAAGTGGGGAATTCCTGCTATATTTAATTCCCATCACTATCTCATTGGTTTTGAGATGGAAAATGTTGCCTtgaaagtctctctctctctgcatttgCAGATGAACAGAGACACAGTGAGGAACTCCTGCTATTTCTATTCATCAACAGTGATTCCACTGAAAACAATAGGCAATGTCTGAAAACAAATCATGCAAGTGTGGAAAATGCTGCTAGTTTCTATTTCCACCACAACCATTCTGAAAGCCACAGCCAAAATGTGAGGACAAGAtcggcatctctctctctctctctctctctacatttcTGTTCTCATATTATGCTCTCTAAGAACATGTTACCAGAGAAAAGAATTCCAAAACAGGTATATGTATTCTCCATCGAACAAAAAATAATCGAGCCAATTAAGAGCTTCAAAGACTCCTTTCTTCCTGCGACGACGACCATCGTTAGCATGCTATCGGATTCGACTGCACAACCGAGACACATCGGATGGTCGAACGGGCTTCAGCAGGAAATCCTCAGCTCCTTCCGCCAAACACCTAAACACCCAAAACAGACGAAGCTGCACTCGTCACCCCATCCGACACCTTCGTGGATTCAGCTATTGAAATGTCTCTGTTACCTGTTGATCCTGTTGGGGACGTTCTCGGACGACATGATCACCACAGGGATCTCCCTCAGCTCCGAGGATTCCTGCAACCGAAGGAGAGGTGTTACCCTGTTCTTATGATTCAGGGAATGGGTTGTCTTGTTGATCGCACCTTTACTCTTTTGAGAAGCTCGTACCCTGTCATCTCCGGCATCCAGTAATCCGTGATGATCATGTTCACGTCCGGTTCCTGCCATAAGATGCCATCATCAAAAGAACAGAGAACTCGAAGAACAAGCAACCACGCGATCATCTCTCTCAACTCACCAGTCCCAGCAGCTCCAGTGCCTTCTTCCCGCTGTCCACCGTCGTCACTGCAACACAACGACGCTCAAGAcataagtagagagagagagagagagagagagagagagagagagagagacctaccTCTGTACTTGGAGCTGCGGAGGATCCTGGCGATCATCGCCCGGTCGACGGAGCTGTCGTCCACGGCCAAGACATGGATTTGGCGCTCTCCTTCTCCGCCGCAACCATTCCCTCCTCTCGACGACGACATTACAGACGCAGAGGAGTCTAACCACCCGCAGGCGACTCCCTCTTCCTCAAACCGCCTTATATACggaggagaggcagcagcagcagcagcgaagaCAGAGAATAAAGAGCAGGAAATCCCAACCAAATCCCCGTTATAAGAATCCCAAGGAGCGCTGTACCCGATCGAAAGAGACAATCTTTACGGATTCGGAACAGGGGTTGGGGTTGCGATGGGTGGAAGAAGAAGTCCACGCATTGACCCACTGACTCATCCCTCGCTGGCATCATCTAACCAGAGGAAAAGGATTGGCAGGGATATCTACTTGGATACCATATCATGCACGTCgacgggagggagggagggagggggacGAGATCTTTGGATCAGTACCGAGGGAGATCTCGCTGGAGTCGGAGGAGCTCATCATGCCGATGCTGAATCCAACCTCGGTGATGATGGTTGTGGAAGGATCGGGATTGGGGGGAGGAGATATTGGTCTGCGGGAAGCGTATCGAAGCGCAGCGACAGCGAGATCTTTTGCCCCATCAGGAGATCGGACAGTGAGCAAACGGGGAAAGATTCGTCTGAGGCCAGCAGATCTCATCATGTACTTCCCCTTCGCCAGCCCCACTAACTGAACCGGCTTCGGTTCGGCTCGGTTCGGTTCGTCGGGGTTTTAGCCGAGTGAAGTTTGGGTATGTCTTTAATTTCTTCGACTCGAATCATGGGTTGGTTGAACCGGTGTAATTGAACCGGTGGGGAGGAGGTCCAAAATTATACCGTCGGGTGTTTGATCGTCTTAGGTCGGCAAGTACATATCTACAAGTTTGACCAAAATGTCACCATCAATTGGCATCGAGCTGAGGTGGGTTACTGTTCTTTTTCGAATAGTTTGGTTATATTACTTCATGTGCTTTAGTTAATTATTTGGTTAGACTTTACTGTGTCACAGATAGATTTGGTGACccttttgactttttttttaatgctaaCCTTAGTACTTATATTCACATCAAAATTATTTGTGATGTGTTATTGGATTACTGAACTATGTTGACCCCCATTTAATAGTAAAAATTCTATTAAATCACCGCAGGTCAACCACTTTATAATGCCAAATCCTACTAAAAGAATTCACTAATGTCAAGTGGAAACACCGACTCACACTCCACCATTGCATGTGGAGGAGGATAGCTGAGGGCAGTCGACTTGCAAATCAAATGCAATGTCATCCGAATTACTTAGACACCATCACACAGCATGGCAAGAGACAGACAGACAGCTAAGAATTCGTTGACAAATTCGATGATATGAGGGTGGGAGTTGACATTCACAAGCAGGAAGACgcctttgttttgtttgttttcgTTTACTGGGGTCAACCTCGACCTCGACGTGCAGCAAGATTTTGTGATTCCAAAGTCCAAATGCCAGCGAAGAGAAGACACAAGAAACAAAGATGCCAAGCTACTGATGTATAAAATACGTCAACCTATTTCCTATCTGCTACGTACAGATAAAGCATTTAGATGGGTCAACTTGGAAGACACTACGTGGTTGCAATAATACTGATGGATTCACCCATCAATAATAGTTTTAAGCACCCGGCACAGATATATAGAAGAAGACATTGTGCAGCAGATATGGATGAAATGAGTCCTACATTATTAGACTGCTGTCAGATACATAATATTGTATACTTGTTGCATTCTAGTAAATGATGATTGCTACTGCAGTTAAGGATTTATGTCATGCATACCGCAAGCATTGGGTTGACATCTATGTGATCCACCATGAAATATATGCTAACAGTCAGATAATAATATAGGCAAAGTCTATTCAAACATGCTGGTCTTCTAATTTTCTTATTTCGAGTCAGCAGAGACGATAATTTTCTTCTATTCAAACATGCCGGTCTTCCGAGCACAAATAATTGACAAGATTAATGATGTTATATCGATAATCACGATAGTTACCTGGACGTACCTTCATATCTGTGAGATAAACTACCAATCCTCGTCATATTAGTTTCAAATAAGGTCAGCTATATTCATTGGCATTTCATCAATCTGCACACTGTAATATTGTTTGATTTCTCTTAGTATCCTGAGGTCATCATTTTGGTGCAAAGTTTATAGCCACAAGCTGCAAATGATCACAGAAATGCATGTTTAAAATTATGTACTTGAGAAAAACACCGAGCTAAGCTATGGAATCTAATTTGCAGCATCATGAACAAAGTGAAACATAAAGTGAATGTGTTCGATATTTATGACTGAGCATCATTATCTAACGAAATTAGCTGCCTCAAGTGAACCTGTGTAATGAagtttaaaatatcataaaaaaaattaaccgCTATGAAGTCACCTTTCTTTTCTTGCTGCAAAATATAACGGCTTGGGTAATGGTAAGATTGTCATGCAGGTCACATAACGTGCCAAATTTCCATTTGTCGTGCTCAACAGCAACAAAGAATTGATTGATGCCCTATATACAGAAAATGAACAAGGTTAACATTCTAATAACGCACAGAAGTTAAGTGATAAGAGAACCTTCAAATACATTACCTCCAACATCAGTTCATCACGCTTTACAAGGACTCTTATGGGGTCGGCCATGAACCTGTTGGTCAACTCCAGAATTTCTTTGGGAAAAGTTGCAGATACCAAAACAACCTAGAGAAGTAATTCAGAAGTATCAGCAGCAGCAAAATTTGCAATCTAGCACAAGGTTAGACATTACATTTATTTATCAACATAAT
The window above is part of the Musa acuminata AAA Group cultivar baxijiao chromosome BXJ1-1, Cavendish_Baxijiao_AAA, whole genome shotgun sequence genome. Proteins encoded here:
- the LOC103979816 gene encoding two-component response regulator ORR6; this encodes MSSSRGGNGCGGEGERQIHVLAVDDSSVDRAMIARILRSSKYRVTTVDSGKKALELLGLEPDVNMIITDYWMPEMTGYELLKRVKESSELREIPVVIMSSENVPNRINRCLAEGAEDFLLKPVRPSDVSRLCSRIR